The genomic segment GATCCGGCACCCGCCGGGCCAGGGGAGCCGGGCCCGGCCGCACCGGGCGATAAGGGCGGGGACGAGGTAGTACGAAGCACGGATGCTGGACGCGGCCTCACCCAGATCTTCGGGCGTCAGGGTCGTCTCGCCAGGGAGCACAAGGGTGGTTGGGCCGTCACTGACCGGGTGAGCGGCGGTCCAGCCCGCCTGCCGTAGCAGGTCGAGCAGTGTCCGTACGTCGGAGCTGGCAGGCACGTTGTCGAAGCGCACGGGTCGAAGGAGGGCGGCTGCAGCCGCGACGAGCGGGAGCGCGGCATTCTTTGAACCGTCGACCCTCACGGAACCGGTGAGGGGTCGTCCGGGCCGGATCGCGATGACTTCGGACGTGACTGCGGGGGCACAGGTATTCACGTGCAACTCCTCTGCTTAGGAGGGGCCGAGGCGGATACAGCCCCGGCGGAAGGTGGAACCGCCGCGTCGATCTCGGCCCAGCAGCACTTGCCGGAGTCCGTCGGGGCCGTATCGAAGCGGTCCGCGAGGACGCCGACGAGGAAGAGGCCGCGTCCGCCCTCGCTGTCCGTGTCCGGCAGCGCCGGCTTCGGCGCAGCGCGGCTCGCGTCGCTGACCTCCACCCGCACAACCCCGCCGGAGAGCTGAGCCCTGACGCCGATCGGCTGGTGACCGGCATAACGGACTGCGTTCGTGACGAGCTCGCTGACCACCAACTCGACCGTGTCGACGGCTTCCGGCATCGCGAGCACTGTCGGCCATGCGGCTATGGCCTCCCGCACCCGGTGTCGTGCCACGGGCACGGCAACCGGTGTCGGCGGGAGAGTAAAGGTGAGCTGGTGCGCTTCCACGAGCGGCCTCCAGGAGTCGGTTGCGACCACCCCAAGGAACCGCGCCCACAACGCAGTTCGCGATGCCTCGTGCCCGTACCGCATCGTTTATGCAGAAGCTGCATGAAGCCCCTGCACCGCTCGCCTACGCTCGTACACGAGGGCATGCTCGGTGAGGACGGAAGGGCATGGGTGGCAGACGTGAAGACCGAAGCCGAGAAGATCGGCGAGGCGATCAAGCACGCCCGCCAGCGCGCCGGCCGCTCGCAGACCGACGTCGCCACCGCCCTGGGCTACCACCAGTCGAAGCTCAGCCGCCTTGAGAACGGGCGGGGTACGGAAGACACCCGGGTCTTACGCGCAGTCGCAGCCGAACTCGGCATCCCCCTAAGCCTCCTCGGCCTCAGCACTGCCGGCCCGCCCACAGAACCGACCGACGATCCCGAGACAGAAGACATGCGCCGCCGCACCTTCCTCGCCGGGAGCATCGCCTCCTTCACGGCCCACACCGCACCTGCCACGGCCGCCCACGCCGACCTCGTCCGCGCCCTCCTCCCCGGCCCCCAGATCACGTCCGCTCAGGCAGGAGCCTCGGACACAGCCACTCTGGAGTCCCACGTCGCCGCCGCCCGGCGCCTGTTCTCCATGTGCGACTACGCACAGCTGGAAGCCGTCCTGCCCGACTTGCTCACCGACCTGCGGGAGGCCGCAGCCGATCACCGCAACGGGACCGAAGCCTCCGGTCTCCTGGCCACCGCGTATCAGACGTCGACCAGCCTGCTGCTCAAGCAGGGCGACCACGGCAACGCCTGGCTCGCGGTGGGCCGCGCCCTTTCCGAAGCCGAGCGCTCCGGCGACCCTGTCGTCCTCGCCTCCAGCGTCCGCGTACACGCCCACGTCCTGACCAGAGAAAAACACACCACCCAGGCAGTCACTCTCGTCCGGCACACGGCGGGCCAGCTCGCCGGGGCATACGACCAGCGGTCCCCTCGCTACCTGGCCGCTGTGGGGCTACTCCTCCTCCGGGGCGTCACAGCCGCCAGCACAGCCGGAGACCGCGCAGCTACACGCGAATTCCTCGACGAAGCCCGGAACGTCGCCCGCTACGTCGCGCTTGACCAGCCCGACGCCTGGGCGAACTTCAGCCCCACCAATCTCTCCCTTCACGCCGTAAGCGCCGCGGTCGCCTTCGGTGACGCGGGCATCGCCCTGAATACCGCAGCGCCCCTCATGCGGCGGCACATCCCCGTCCCAGAACGCCGAGCGGCCCTGTGGGTCGAAGCGGCCCGCGCGTACAACCAGCAGGGCCGCCTCGCGGAGGGCTACCAAGCTCTCCGCATCGCCGAATCCTGCGCCGCCCAGGACGTACGCCGCCCCGCGGTTCGCGACCTGGTGGTCGACATGGCCGCCCGCGACCGGCGACGCACGCTGCCCGAACTCCACCGACTGAGCCGACGACTGGGAGCCCCAGCATGACGACACCACCCTTCCTGTACGTCGTCGTCTGCGCAGCCGGCATCGCGGGCGACGCCCACAAGCTGATCACCGCCGCACAGGACAAGGGCTGGGGCGTCGGGGTCGTAGCCACACCCCAAGGACTCGGCTTCCTCGACGCAGAAGCGATCGAGACGCAAACGGGCTATCCGATCCGCTCGGCCTGGCGCAGTCCCGGAGACCCGCGTCCGCTGCCGCCCGCCGACGCCATCGCCGTCGCGCCCGCCACCTTCAACACGATCAACAAATGGACGGCCGGCATCGCCGACACCCTCGCCCTCGGCATCCTGTGCGAGGCATACGGGATGGGCATCCCGACCGCCGTCCTCCCTTATGTGAACACGGCCATGGCCGCCCACCCGGCATACGGCCGGAGCCTGGAACAGCTCCGGGAGATGGGCGTTCTCATCGGGTCGTACGAGCCGCACAGGCCGAAGACAGGCGGTGGGGCGGACCGCTTCCGGTGGGGGGAGGCGCTGGAGCTGTTGGAGGGCAAGGTCGCCGATCTTCCCGGAAGGTGATCGCCGCTTGGGTCGCTGGTCAACGCCGGCGACTGTGTGAGGACGACCGAGCGGCAGTCGGCGTGCTGCCTGTCGGGGGCGGGATCGGAGCGGTAGAACGTCGGACGGTGCTGCGGGCCATGGCCGCTTGGGCGCGTGAGCTGGGTGTGTGGCGTTGGCCGAGACGGTGGATGCGCCAGGCCAGAGCGCGGGCGGGGTTGCGGGCGTCGTCGAGGGTGCGTCGGCCGAGGGCTTGTTCGAGGAGTGTGGCCGGGTTGTGGCCCGCTGTCTCGGCTTCGGCGAGGACGGCGGCGAGGGCGTCCCAAGCGGGGTCGTTCAGGATGCGGTCGGCGTGCTTGGGAGCGGCTTCCTGGAGGTGGCGGGCGTAGCGGTGTGTGGTCTGGGGGCCGGGAACGCGGCGAGCGAGGGTGTCCAGGAGCGGGACGGCTACCTGCGCGTATGCGGTTTGGAGGTGGACGAGGGCCTGGTGGGCTGCTGCTTCCTGTTGGGCGTGCTGGTGAGTGTGGTGCCAGTGCCGGGCGAAGGACACGGCGATGAGGACGGCGTCCAGCAGCATCGCTAGCGCGGCCCCGTCGCCTGTGGCGGTGGGGGTGAGCAGGATGGTCTGGATGCTGTTGCGGAGCGCGCGGGTGCTGCCGAGGTCGGCGGCGATACGGGAGCGGGTGGCGCGCTCGAAGACGGCGGCTGCCCGTTCGAGTTCCCGTCGTGCCTGGGAAGGTGCGGTGAGCGGTAGCAGGTCGAGGGCCGCGCCGAGCGCGACGATCTGGCCTTGGGCCGTCTCGGCTCCGCCATGGGTGAGGTGGTGGGGGATGCGTTCGGTCGCGGCGGTTGCCTGGTGCCATGGATCGGCTGCTCGGGCGGCAGCGTGTTCGGGGCTGGTGGCGGTGAGGCGGTGGCGGATCTTGGGCAGGGAGAGGTCACCGGCGAGGGTGGAGCCGGAGAACCAGACCGGTTCGCCGTGTTTGTTGAGGTCGCCGGGCAGGGCGACGCTGTAGCCCAGGGTGTCTCCGGACGGGCCGGTCTTGGGCCGTACGTTCATGCCGGTGGCTTCGAGCAAGGCGAAGAACTCCGTCTCGCTGGAGGCGGCTGCCACTGCCCGCCGTACCCGCGTGCGCAAGATCTCGCGGCTCGTGGTCTCCCGGCCTTGCCGTTTGGCCTCGAAGTGTTCCTTGCTGGTGGGGCGTTTGGCGGCGGTGCCGTCGCCGGGCTTGAGCCGGCGCAGGCCGAAGTCGATCTCGATCTTGCGGGCTTCGCGCTGGACGGCGCGGATGTCGTGGTCGCGGCGGGGGCGGCGGCCGTCCTGGCGTACGAGGGTGGCGGCGATGTGGATGCGGTCGTCGGCGTGGCGGACGGCGACCCAGCGGCAGGCTTCCTCGTCGCCTTCAGGGGCGAGGCTGGCGGCGGCCACGATTCGGCGGGCGATGTCCGCCCACTGGGTGTCGGTCAGGATCGGGTCCTCAGGTGCGGCGCGAACGGGGCAGTGCCACAACGTGGTCGCCGGCGCCTTGTCGCCGAGCATCTTCACGGGCTGGTCGAGCTGTGTGGCGAGCTGGTTCTCGACATCCTTCGGGTTGCGGTGGGGGCTGCGGCCGGGGTCGGGGGCGAAGCCGTTCCAGGAAGCGACCAGGTGAGGGTCGGTGTGTTCGTTGGCGCTGCCCAGTCCGTAGAGGTAGCTGATGAGGCGGCGTGTGGCGCGGGCGCCCTTGCCGAGGATGATCTTCGGTATCACGTGGTCACCGCCCCGAGATCCCCTGGGCGACGGCCGTGTCCACGTCTTCGACCGATGCCTCGATGCGGTCCAGCAGTCGCGCCACGATGTCCGGCGCGGGCCAGGCGCCGTCCTTGTGGAGGTGCCAGGTGAGCTGGTTGAGGTTGTTGCCGATCAGGCCGAGCTGGCGATTGGCGGCCATCAGCGCTTTGACCATGGCGCGGTAGTCGGCGACCGCGGCGGTGGGGTCGTCGGAGCGGGCGCCGGCGAGCGAGGTCTCGGCGACGTAGCCACCTACCGACATACGGCTGAGGTGAGCGGCCGTCGCGAGGAGGGCGAACTCGTCGTGGCTGTAACGTGGGTGGACGCGCTTCTCGCGCTGCGTGGGTTCGCGAAGACGGCGGCGCGGCGCGGACGACTGCGTGGCTTCTCCCCGAGTCGGCTCCCCCGGGCCGACCGACACCGGCGCCCCCACAGAGCCGGATACCTCCGCCCTCCCCAGGGCGGAGGTCGGGTAAGGACTCCTTACCCGACAACTTGCTGCGCTGTTGAGGCCGGTGATCGTCTCCTTCTGGGTGGTGGGGAGTTCGTGGTGCGGGTCGTGCATGGGTCGCTTCTCCGTGGGGTCATGATGCCGAGGACTCGGCTGTGCGAGGCTCCGTGTCCCAGCGCTCGGCAGCACGGGGACACGGGGTGTGCTGAAGGGCGGGTTCAGACGGTGCGCGTGGGGGAGGCGGCTTCGTCGAGCGATCCGGCCTCGAAGGCGTTGTCCGTGACGGGTTGGACTTGACCGGTGTGGTCGGCCTGTAGTTGGTCGCGCAGGAGTCGGGAGGGCTTCTGACCGATCCGCAGTTCGGTACGCAGCCGCACGGCAGTGAGCTGGCCGTCGGGCCAGTCGGCGGTCAGGAGTCGGGCCCGGCTCAGGAGTTCGGCCGAGATGCCGGTGGGGCCGGTGGTCGACTTGGCGGGGGCGGGGCCCCGAACGGTCGCCCGGCGCGTGGCGGCTCCGGTCGTCTCCGCTGCTGTGACCGACCTGGGCGGTCGGGTGACGGGGGACGATTCGGATTCCTCGGCCAGCTCCGTCATGGGTGCCTCGGTGACCTTAGCGGGGGTCGACTCGGGCAGCTGCTCGGGAATCGATGCGGGCTGGTCAGGCGTCGACTGTGAGGTCGGCTCGCCGGCCGACTGGCCGGAGGCCATTTCGGAGGAGTCGGCCGACTCCTCCGGCTTGTGGTGCAGCACCTTGGCCACGAGCTCCGATCCGAAGTAGATCGATCCGACTGGGAGTGAGGTTGCCAGCAGGACGAGGGCCCAGTTCGCGTAGTCCAGGTCGGTCAGCCGGCCCCACTGGATCGAGTCGGTGTGCAGGGCCGGTACGAGACCGTGCACGTAGTTCAGTAGGAGGCTGGCGATCGTGTAGGTCGCCAGGACGCGTAGTGCGAACTTCCGGTCGGCACCGGTCAGCACGAGCGTGGCGGTCAGCGCGAGGGCCATGAGCCCGTCGACCACGATCGGGTAGAGCAGGGCGGCGGTGGAGTCGGCGCTGATGGCGCGGGCCACGTCGGACAGTGCGTTCCACGAGACTCGGAAGGCCATGAGGACGACGGCCACCAGGCCGATGACGAGGGCGATGCCTCCCGTGCGGTTTACGCGACGACTCCCAGCGGGAGCGGGTGCTCGGCGAGCGTCGCCAAGATTGGCACGCCGCTTGCGGTCGTCGTTCTTGGCGCCGAAGGCGAATCGCGCGATGCCGACGCGGATGCTGCGCATGGCTGCCGGGGTGCTTGGAGCAGGGGAGTGCAAGGTGGAGAGCTCCAGGGCTGGGTGTGGCTGCCGGTGTGGGCAACCGTGAGCGGTGCGGAGTCGTCCCACCCGTCCCGTCGCTGGTCAGCGCAGGTACAGGTGGGGCGGTGATGTCGAGTCGACTCGTTGCGGGTCGGTGACTCGTCCCCGCGCTGACCTGCGCGGGGACGAGTGGGACGAGTCGAAGAGGGTCAGGCGCCGGGCTCGGCCGAAAGGGTGGTGACTGCCTCGGGCGGGCAATAGCGGGTCCAGGCGTCGGTGAACTGGGCGCGTGTGAAGCCCTTGGCCTGGTTGCCACCGGGGAAGCGGCGGTTGGCCGACTTGATGCCGTAGTCCTGGAGCAGGATCTGCAGGCCGCGCGGGGTGAGCCCGTTGGGGCTGTGCTCGGCCCAGGGCGCTTCCTGGTCCTGGTTGAGGATCTCCAGCAGCCGGCCGGTGCGGATCGTCGGCTGGTCCCCCTCGGAAGCGAAGGCGCGGCGGATGTCGGCGAGGACGCGGGTCTTCAGGCCGCCGTCCTCGTCGCGCCCGGACTCGTAGTCCGTCATGGCCGTGCACGCGGTACGGGCCAGGACGGGCCAGTGTCCGTCAGCGAGGTCGGCGACGCTGACCAGCGGTGCCCAGGTGTCGGCTGCGCGGTTATCGACCGGCATCTTCGGCTCCAGGACGAGTGCCTTCTCACGTACGGAGGTCAGCCAGGCCGCCAGCCGCGTACGGAGTTCGCGTACTGCCAGGTCGTCGCGGCCGTAGCGCCAGGCGCTGACCTTCTCGCTCTCGGCTCGGCGGCGCATGCGGATGACGACCGACCGGTCCATGATCGTGTCGGGCAGGTCGCCGATTCCGGCGAAGGCAGCCATGGCGAAGGTGTCGAACGACATCGACGCCGACGTACGCCAGCAGCGCACGGCGGTGCGGGACCCGGGTGAGGGCGGAGCCGCTGCTGTCCACAGGTTTCCGGGTTCGCCCTCGGGTTCTGGCGGAGCTGCGCGGGCGAGGTGACAGGCACAGGTGGGGGTCCAGAGCGGACCTCCACCTGCTGCTTCTCAGCCCCTAAAAGGCGGCTCGGATGCGGGGCCGACAGCCGGGGGTTCCGCTGCCTCGATCAGCTTGTTGGTCAGTTCGACGGTGGCGAGGTACCACCAGAAGATCCAGTCGAGGAAAGCGTCGCTGTAGTTAGCGAGTTGGTCCGCGCGACGGTGACGCAGGCCGAATCTGTTGGCGATTTCGAACAGCGCGCCATCGTCAGGCTTTCCCAGGTCCTCGCGGATCAGGGCGCGGCGCTCCTCCAGGATGCCGACGGCGGCAACGATGGCCGACCGCTTGCTCTCCAGAGATGCGTCGCGGGCGCGGAAGAGTGCGATGGCGTGCCGGACGCGGTCGGTGACGGCGGGAGGACTGTCTTTGAGGACATGGTGCACCAGCTGACGACGCGCGTCGTCGGTTATGGCAACAAGCCGCCCCAGGTCCTCACCTTCAGCCGCGAGCTCGTACTCGATCCCGGCTTCGCGCAGTAGATCGTTGATCTTCGCGCGATAGAGGATTCGGGCCGGTCCGTTGTGGAACTCCGAGTGGTGCCAACCGCAACCGCTATAGGAGTGGAAGCTCCGGCGTCGGGGACGGCTGACGAGGTCGTGGAAGACCTCGATCAGACCGTAGAAGGTGTCCTCGTCCCAGGTGGCCGGAGCCAGGGGCCACAGGTCTGGAATGCCCAGGCGCCGTTCGATCAGCGCGGAGGCGTCGGGTAGGTCGTCCGACCCGTCGACGCACTCCTCGCCGAACTGCTCGACCAGGTAGCCGTTGTCCGCGAAGTCGGCGACGATCCGTGCGAAGTCACGGCGTGCATCTCGATCGGTGCTCCCGTCGGCAATCAAGCCGCGTCCCTGTCGCTGAGGCCAGTAAGGCCGGGGCGCGAGCGCGGGCCGTATCTCCGAAGCGCGACTGATGAGCTCCGAGAACCAGTTCTCGCGCGTTCTCGTCAGGGTCCGGCTTTCCCGCGTGGTGGCCCAGGGATCACGGAAAG from the Streptomyces sp. AM 4-1-1 genome contains:
- a CDS encoding ATP-binding protein encodes the protein MRYGHEASRTALWARFLGVVATDSWRPLVEAHQLTFTLPPTPVAVPVARHRVREAIAAWPTVLAMPEAVDTVELVVSELVTNAVRYAGHQPIGVRAQLSGGVVRVEVSDASRAAPKPALPDTDSEGGRGLFLVGVLADRFDTAPTDSGKCCWAEIDAAVPPSAGAVSASAPPKQRSCT
- a CDS encoding flavoprotein; this translates as MTTPPFLYVVVCAAGIAGDAHKLITAAQDKGWGVGVVATPQGLGFLDAEAIETQTGYPIRSAWRSPGDPRPLPPADAIAVAPATFNTINKWTAGIADTLALGILCEAYGMGIPTAVLPYVNTAMAAHPAYGRSLEQLREMGVLIGSYEPHRPKTGGGADRFRWGEALELLEGKVADLPGR
- a CDS encoding plasmid mobilization relaxosome protein MobC, translated to MSVGGYVAETSLAGARSDDPTAAVADYRAMVKALMAANRQLGLIGNNLNQLTWHLHKDGAWPAPDIVARLLDRIEASVEDVDTAVAQGISGR
- a CDS encoding helix-turn-helix transcriptional regulator yields the protein MADVKTEAEKIGEAIKHARQRAGRSQTDVATALGYHQSKLSRLENGRGTEDTRVLRAVAAELGIPLSLLGLSTAGPPTEPTDDPETEDMRRRTFLAGSIASFTAHTAPATAAHADLVRALLPGPQITSAQAGASDTATLESHVAAARRLFSMCDYAQLEAVLPDLLTDLREAAADHRNGTEASGLLATAYQTSTSLLLKQGDHGNAWLAVGRALSEAERSGDPVVLASSVRVHAHVLTREKHTTQAVTLVRHTAGQLAGAYDQRSPRYLAAVGLLLLRGVTAASTAGDRAATREFLDEARNVARYVALDQPDAWANFSPTNLSLHAVSAAVAFGDAGIALNTAAPLMRRHIPVPERRAALWVEAARAYNQQGRLAEGYQALRIAESCAAQDVRRPAVRDLVVDMAARDRRRTLPELHRLSRRLGAPA
- a CDS encoding mobilization protein, producing the protein MIPKIILGKGARATRRLISYLYGLGSANEHTDPHLVASWNGFAPDPGRSPHRNPKDVENQLATQLDQPVKMLGDKAPATTLWHCPVRAAPEDPILTDTQWADIARRIVAAASLAPEGDEEACRWVAVRHADDRIHIAATLVRQDGRRPRRDHDIRAVQREARKIEIDFGLRRLKPGDGTAAKRPTSKEHFEAKRQGRETTSREILRTRVRRAVAAASSETEFFALLEATGMNVRPKTGPSGDTLGYSVALPGDLNKHGEPVWFSGSTLAGDLSLPKIRHRLTATSPEHAAARAADPWHQATAATERIPHHLTHGGAETAQGQIVALGAALDLLPLTAPSQARRELERAAAVFERATRSRIAADLGSTRALRNSIQTILLTPTATGDGAALAMLLDAVLIAVSFARHWHHTHQHAQQEAAAHQALVHLQTAYAQVAVPLLDTLARRVPGPQTTHRYARHLQEAAPKHADRILNDPAWDALAAVLAEAETAGHNPATLLEQALGRRTLDDARNPARALAWRIHRLGQRHTPSSRAQAAMARSTVRRSTAPIPPPTGSTPTAARSSSHSRRR
- a CDS encoding DUF2637 domain-containing protein, with translation MRSIRVGIARFAFGAKNDDRKRRANLGDARRAPAPAGSRRVNRTGGIALVIGLVAVVLMAFRVSWNALSDVARAISADSTAALLYPIVVDGLMALALTATLVLTGADRKFALRVLATYTIASLLLNYVHGLVPALHTDSIQWGRLTDLDYANWALVLLATSLPVGSIYFGSELVAKVLHHKPEESADSSEMASGQSAGEPTSQSTPDQPASIPEQLPESTPAKVTEAPMTELAEESESSPVTRPPRSVTAAETTGAATRRATVRGPAPAKSTTGPTGISAELLSRARLLTADWPDGQLTAVRLRTELRIGQKPSRLLRDQLQADHTGQVQPVTDNAFEAGSLDEAASPTRTV